A segment of the Microbacterium luteolum genome:
AACGGGTGCTACGGTATCCCTCGATGAACACCGCGTCAAGAGCACCCGCACCGCGGCGGCTGCCACCCGAAGAGCGCGAGCGCACGATCGTCGACGGCGCCGTCGCACTGGCGCGCGAGAGCGGGATCGACACGCTCACCGTGCGCGCCGTCGCCGCTCGCGTCGGGGTGACCCCGGCCCTCGTGGCGCACTATCGGCCGGTCATGGACGTCTTCGTCGCCGAGGTCTTCGGCACGATCGTCGCGGCCGAGCGCGACGAGGTCCTCGACGACTTCACGCCGGCCGGCGGCCTCCGCGCGAGCCTGCGACGGCTGGTCGAGACCCTGCTCGACGACTCCCGGGAAGACGTCGCCCTCGTCTGGGTGCAGGCGTGGTCGCTCGGGGTGCGCAACGAGCCGCTCGGGGAGCGCGTCCGCGCCGAGATGGATCTCTGGCAGAGCCGCCTCGAGGAGGTCATCGCCGACGCCGCCTCGCGCGACCCCGACGACTCCGCCGATCCGGCGTTCGCCGCCTGGATGCTGCTGGCCATGGTCGACGGCATGAGCGCGCACGCCCTCGTGAAGTGGGCGCCCCGCGACCGCGCCGACCTCGCCCGCCGCACGGTCGCCGCCGTCCTCGATCGACCAGAACCCCCGGCATCCGCCGTCACGACCCGAACCAGTGAGGAACGCCCATGAGTGCTGAGCGGATGCATGCCGCGTCGCCCGAATCGACCGCGATCGTCGACGCGGTCCTCGACTACTCCCGACGACGGATGCTGGCCACCGACGTCCCGCTGGACAAGCCGCAGACCGAGGCCGAGCTCAACCGGCTCATCGGGGCGACGATCACCGACGCGGGGCTCGGGGCCTCTCGTGCCCTGAGCCTGTTCGAGCACGTGCTCGCGCCCGCGTGCCTGACCACGAGTCATCCGCTCTACCTGTCGTTCATCCCGACGGCACCGACGATGGCGGCGATCGCGTTCGACCTGGTGGTCTCGGCATCCGGGCTCTACGGGGGCAGCTGGCTCGAGGGCGCCGGTGCCGTGCACGCCGAGAACGAGGTGCTGTCGTTCCTCGCCGCCGAGTTCGGACTCCCCGACACGGCGGGCGGCGTGTTCGTGCAGGGCGGCACGATCGGGAACCTGTCGGCGCTCGTCGCCGCACGCGAGGCCGCGAAGGCGCGCCTGATCGCCGCAGGCAAGGACCTGCCGACCCGCTGGAAGATCGTCTGCAGCGTCGAGGCGCACTCGTCGAACAAGTCCGCCGCCAAGGTCATGGATGCCGACGTGCTCCTGGTGCCCGCCGGCGACGACGGAGTGCTGCGGGCGGATGCCGTGCGCGAGGCGCTGGCAGAGCACGGTGACGAGATCTGCGCCGTCGTCGCCACCGGAGGTTCCACGAACTTCGGCATCGTCGACGACATCGCCGGCATCGCTGCGTTGAAGGACGAGTTCGACTTCTGGCTGCACATCGACGGGGCCTACGGGCTCACCGCGATGCTCGCCCCGGAGGCCCGGCACATCTTCGCGGGCGTCGAGCGCGCCGACTCGGTGATCGTCGACCCGCACAAATGGCTGTTCGCACCGTTCGACTGCTGCGCCCTCATCTACCGCGACCCCGACAACGGCCGTCGTGCACACACCCAGCACGCCGAGTACCTCGACATCCTCACCGACGTCGACGAGTTCAGCCCCTCGGACTACTCGATCCAGCTCACCCGGCGCCCGCGCGGCCTGCCGATGTGGTTCTCGCTCGCGACCTACGGCATCACCGCCTACCGGGATGCCGTCAGCAGCACGATCGCTCTGACGAAGCGCATCGCCGGCGAGATCTCGCGTCGTCCGGAGCTGCGGCTGGTGCGCGACCCGCAGCTGTCGGTCGTCGTGTTCGAGCGGGAGGGGTGGGAGCGCACCGACTACGACCGCTGGTCCGCCGCGCTGCTCGACTCGCAGCGGGCGTTCGTGGTCCCGAGCTCGCACGCCGGCCGCCCGAACACGCGTTTCGCGATCCTCAATCCGCTGACGACCTTCGACGACCTGGTCGGCATCCTCGACACGATGAAGTAGGACGCGCGGCGCTTCGCGTCGAGCCGCCCTCTTGTGATCGAGCCGCCCCTTTGGGTGCGCTCACAAAGGGGCCGCTCGGTCGAAAAGGGGCCGCTCGGCGGGGGAGGCGGATGCCGTCAGCGCGTCGTGTGCGCGTTGAGGAAGTCGATCGTCTTCTCCAGGGCCGTCTGCGCGTCGGGCATGTCCAGGTGGAACTGGTACTCGTGCGGCAGTGCGGGCTCATGCGGCGCGGGCCAGAACTGCGTCGTCACATCGACACCCAGTTCGTCGAGACGCTGCGCCATCGGGATCGACTGCAGCCAGGTGAGACCGTCGCCGTTGCCGCCGGAGATGTAGGTCGTCGGGAAGTCCGCGGTCACCCAGTCGACGGTCGACATGGTCGCCCCGGTCGAGTCCTCGGCCCAGGTGCGAGTACCGGAGTAGGCCCACATCGCCGACTTGAAGCCCCAGCCGGCGATGCCGTCCAGTCGGGCGAGGGCGGCGAGGTCGTACACGCCGCAGTTCAGCACGGTGGCGACGACCTGATCGGCCGCGAGGGTCGGCTTGATGCCCATGATCTCGGCGTAGTCCGGGCTGGTGATGAGCGTGGCCATCTGACTCGCCAGCTGTCCGCCGGCCGAGTCGCCCGCGAGCACGATCTGCTTCGGGTCGACACCGAGCTCCTCCGCGTGCTCGTCGATGTATGCAAGTGCGTCGTTGAGCTGGTGCACGGCGAGCGGGTACACGCCCTCCGGGCCGATCGTGTAGTTCACCGCGATGGTCGTGTAGCCCTCGGCCGCGAGGATCCGCATGTACGGGTCGACGTTCTCCTTCGCCCCCGAGATCCAGGCGCCGCCGTGGATCCAGACCACGGTCGGAAGCGGACCGTCGGCGGATGCCGGACGGAAGACGTCCATCGTGGTGTCGGCGCCCGCGTCGCCGTACGAGACGTCGAGCTGCTCGTCGAGCTTCGTGTCGGGGACGTGCTTGTCCATCTCCGCGGCAGTCGCGTCGCCGCCCTTGGTGAACACCGCGCGGATGATCATCGCCGAGGGCCAGGGGCTGATCGACCCGATGATCGCCACGACCGCGACCACGGCCACGATGATGCCCAACGCCACCTTCGTGCGGTGCCACGGCCGACGGGCCTTCTTCGGGTGATCGGACTCTTCGGCGTGCGCGACAGTGCTCATGGAACCCCTCCCTGCGCATCAGTGTGCCAGTATTCCGGTTCGGCGCGCGCGATGGTCGCCGGCGGAATCGGCGCGGGTCGAGCGTCGACTAGGTTAGTAAGGTAACCCTTACCGACCTCAGGAGTCCCATGTTGTTCCGCCCTGCCTCGGCGACGCTCTCGTGACGACCGTCGGCGGAGTGTTCCGGGAGGCGGTCTGGGGCACGGGACGCCGCGCGCGCGCCGCGCTCTCGATCGTGGGCTTCTGCGGACATCAGCTCGCCGAGGTGATGGTTCCTGTCGCGGTCGGCGTCGTGATCGACCGTGCCATCGCCCCGCACGATCCGGTCGCGCTCGCCTGGTCGCTGGTCTTCCTCGTCGCGGTCTTCGCGGTGCTGATCTGCGCCTGGCAGCTGGGAGACCGCGTCGGCACCGTCGTCTACGCGCGCGGCGAGCACGCCCTCCGGCAGGGCATCCTCGGTCTGGCACTGCGCCGACGCACCCGTCGACCGGCGGGCGAGGTCCTCACGATCTCCTCCTCGGATGCCGGGGAGACGGCGGGCTTCTTCTGGGTGGTCGCCGAGCAGGCGGCCGCGGCGACCGCCGTGATCGTCGCGTGCATCACCCTGCTGGTCATCGCCTGGCCGCTCGCCGTCGCCGTGGTGATCGGCACGCTCGTGCAGGCGCTCGTGGTCAACGCCGTGAGCGGCGGACTGCGGCGGCGCGGGTACGAGGCGCAGCGGCAGGCGGCCCGTCTCGACGCGGTGAGCACCGACTTCGCCACCGGGCTCCGCGTGCTGGGCGCCCTCGGCGGTGCCGCGCGGGCGACGGAGCGCTACGTCGCCGAGAGCGCGGTCGCCGCGGAGGCCGCCTATCGTGCCGAGAAGGCCGCCGCCGCGCTGACGGCGCTCAACCTCGTCGTCAGCGGTCTCGCCTTCACCGGCATCGCGGTCCTCGGCGGGTGGCTGGCGCTGGACGAGGCGATCACGGTCGGCGGCTTCGTCACCGCGATGGGGCTGGCGCAGACCATCCGCGGCCCCCTGTCGACACTCGGATACCTGCCGGCGGAGGTCGCGTCGAAGCACGGTTCGGCGACGCGCATCGCCGAGTTCGCGGACGAGGCGGGAGAGGCTTCGGCTGCTCCGGATGCCGCGCCGACGACCTCGACCGGAGGGGGCGACATCGTCGCCCAGGTGGTCGTCGACGGGAGACGCCTCGACATCGCCGACGGCGAGGTCACCGGCATCCGCGCCGATCCAGAGCGGATCTCGGATCTCGCCAGCCTCTTCGGCGGGCGCAGGGAAGCCGCTCGCGGCGAGCTCGTCGTCGACGACATCGATGCCGCCCACCTCGGGCGCGAGGGGCTGCGCGCGCTGGTGTTCGCGCCGCCGCATGACGCGGCCGTGTTCACCGGTTCGGCCGCGGAGAACATCGCCGAGCGCATCGAGGATGCCCATCTGACGGCATCCGCCTTCGACGAGGTCGTGCACCGACTGCCCGACGGGCTGGACGAGCGCATCGGCGAACGCGGACTGCGGCTGTCGGGAGGGCAGCGGCAGCGACTGCTGCTCGCGCGCGCACTGCATCAGCCTCAGCGTCTGCTCGTGCTGCACGAGCCCACCACGGCGATCGACCCGATCACCGAGGCGCAGGTCGCGGCAGGACTCGCGAGCGAGGGGCGCACGATCGTCCTGCTCACGGATCGCGCCTCGCTCCTGTCGGCCTGCCATCGCGTGCACGACCTGCGAGGAGCGGCGTCATGACGGAGGAGAAGCTGCCGATCGCATCGGGTCGCGACACCGCACGCGGGCTGCTCGCGGCGCTGGGGCGTCGCCGAGGTCTGACGATCATGGCGCTGGTCACCCTGTGCGCCGGTGTCGGCGCCGCGCTCGTGGCGCCCTGGATCATCGGCCTCATGGTCGACGACATCACCCGGGGCGGCGGTTCGCTGCTGCCCTACGGCCTCGCCCTCGTCGGCTCTCTCACCGTGGGCGCCGCGCTCACCTGGGCGGGGCGCGTGCTGCTGGCCCGACTCGGGCAGGGGACCATCCGCGAGGTGCGCGAGGCGGCCTTCCGCACGGCGCTCGCACAGCCGACGGCCCGCATCGAGGCCGCAGGGACAGGCGACCTGGTCGCTCGTCTCTCGGGCGACGTGCGCGCGGTCGGCCAGGTCGTCGAGGAGGCGCTCCCGGCCTTCCTCGCCGCGCTGTTCGGCATCGTGCTGAGCCTCGCCGGGATGGGGCTGCTCGACGGGCGGTTCGCGCTCGCCGCGCTGCTGGCCGCCCCCGTGCAGTACTTCTCGCTGCGCTGGTTCCTGCGTCGCTCGGCCCCGGTCTACCGGCGGCACCGCGCCGTGGTCGCGGAGCGCGGACAGCGCACGATCGAAGCGGTCCGAGGCGTCGACACCGTGCTCGCGCTGCGCACCGAGGAGCAGCACCTGGAGCGCATCGCCGAGGCGAGCGAACAGGCCATCGGACTCGAGGTCAGGGCGACGAAGGTGCGCAACGACTTCAACGTGTTCCTGAACGGCGCCGAGCTGGTCGGGCTGTCGGCTGTTCTCGTCGTCGGCTACTTCCTCGTCGCCGACGGCCAGGTCGGGCTGGGCGCCGCGACCGCGGCAGCACTGTACTTCCTCGGGCTCTTCGGTCCGATGGGGACGCTCCTGTTCCGGATCGACGAGCTGCAGGATGCCGGGGCCAGCCTCGCCCGCCTGTTCGGCGTGATCGGACTGCCCAAGCCCGCCCCGCGCGAAGGCGTCGCCGCTCCGCGCCGCGGCGCGATCGATGTGCAGGACCTCGGTTTCGCGCACCGACCGGGACAGCGCGACCTCGACGCCGTGTCGATGTCGGCGGAGCCGGGGGAGAAGATCGCCGTCGTCGGTGCGAGCGGCGCGGGCAAGACGACTCTGGCGCGGGTGCTCGCCGGCGCTCTGCCTCATGGAGAGGGCGCCGTGCGGCACGACGAGGTCGACATCGAGGCCTGGCATCCGCACGACCTGCGCGATGCCGTGGTGATGCTGACGCAGGAGCCCCATGTCTTCGCCGGGTCGATCCGCGACGACCTCGCGCTGTTCAGCGACGCCGACGAGGAGGAGATGCGTCGTGAGATCGACCAGCTCGGCGCGGGGTGGATCCTCGCCCTGCCTGATGGCCTCGACACGGTCGTCGGAGAAGCGGGGCTGCCGCTCACGCCGGGGCAGACGCAGCACCTCGCCCTCGTGCGGGTCGCGCTCGCCGCGGCATCCGTCGTCATCCTCGACGAGGCCACCGCCGAGGCGGGATCCGCCGATGCCGAGCTGCTCGACCAGGCCGCGCTCGCCGCGATCGGCGGACGCACCGGCATCGTCATCGCGCACCGGCTGAGCCAGGCCGTCACGGCGGATCGGATCCTCGTGATGCAGGACGGCCGGGTGGTGCAGTCCGGCACGCATGACGAACTGGTCGCCGCCGCAGGACCCTACGCCGAGCTGTGGGCGGCCTGGACCGCGTGGTGAAGGAGATCCTCGTCAGGCAGTGAGCCCGGCGACGAGGTGGCGCAGGCCGTAGTCGAAGGCGCGATCGACGTCGCCGCCGAGGCGGAAGGCGCCGGCGAGCTCCATCTGCAGGAATCCCGTCGCCCAGGCTGTGAACAGGCGCGCGGCGTCGAGCGCGTCGTCGTCGCCGACCAGGGCGGATGCCGCGCGGATGAGCGGCGCGGCCGAGCGCTGCAGAGCGGCATGCGGAGCCGCGGCGCTGAACATGAGCCGGAAGGCCTCGGGATGCTGTCGGGCGAAGGCGCGGTAGGCCTGGGCGATATCGGTGAGGTCCGCGTCGGCGGCGTCGAGACGTGCGGTGAGGTCGTCGATCACGGATTCGGCGATGGCGGAGAGCAGGGCATCCCGATCGCGCACGCGCTTGTAGAGCGACGGCGCCCGCACACCGACGCGTGTGGCGACCGCCTGCATCGTGACGCCCGCGGATCCTGCGGTGTCGAGGATCTCGCGGCCGGCGGCGATGATCTGCTCGAGCGAGGTGCGGTCGGGTGTCGGCATGACGTCTCCTTCATGGCTATTGACAATAGCCATGATAGCTACGTAACGTAGCCATCGCAAACATCGGAAGGAATCGCCATGAAGCTCGCACCGCACCTGCACCGGCTCGGCAATGACATCGTCGCCTCGTACCTGATCGAGGTCCCGGAGGGGATCACGTTGATCGACGCGGGCCTCCCCGGACACTGGAACGACCTGAAGGCCGAGCTCGCGGCGATCGGCCGGCCGATGTCCGACATCCGCGGTCTCGTGCTGACGCACGGCGACGGCGACCACATCGGCTTCGCCGAGCGCCTGCGCCGCGAGACCGGGGTGCCGGTGTTCATCCACGCGGCCGACGCCCATCGCGTGCGCACCGGCGAGAAGCCGAAGACGGCGATGGGGCCGGCGAGACTCGGGCCGACGCTCGGGTTCTTCGCCTACGGCATCCGCAAGAACGCCCTGCGCACGCATCACGTGAGCGAGGTGGTCGAGGTCGCCGACGGCGACGTGCTCGATCTGCCCGGCGCCCCCGTGATCATCGGGATGCCTGGCCACTCGCCGGGGAGCATCTCGGTGCACG
Coding sequences within it:
- a CDS encoding TetR/AcrR family transcriptional regulator gives rise to the protein MNTASRAPAPRRLPPEERERTIVDGAVALARESGIDTLTVRAVAARVGVTPALVAHYRPVMDVFVAEVFGTIVAAERDEVLDDFTPAGGLRASLRRLVETLLDDSREDVALVWVQAWSLGVRNEPLGERVRAEMDLWQSRLEEVIADAASRDPDDSADPAFAAWMLLAMVDGMSAHALVKWAPRDRADLARRTVAAVLDRPEPPASAVTTRTSEERP
- a CDS encoding pyridoxal phosphate-dependent decarboxylase family protein, translating into MSAERMHAASPESTAIVDAVLDYSRRRMLATDVPLDKPQTEAELNRLIGATITDAGLGASRALSLFEHVLAPACLTTSHPLYLSFIPTAPTMAAIAFDLVVSASGLYGGSWLEGAGAVHAENEVLSFLAAEFGLPDTAGGVFVQGGTIGNLSALVAAREAAKARLIAAGKDLPTRWKIVCSVEAHSSNKSAAKVMDADVLLVPAGDDGVLRADAVREALAEHGDEICAVVATGGSTNFGIVDDIAGIAALKDEFDFWLHIDGAYGLTAMLAPEARHIFAGVERADSVIVDPHKWLFAPFDCCALIYRDPDNGRRAHTQHAEYLDILTDVDEFSPSDYSIQLTRRPRGLPMWFSLATYGITAYRDAVSSTIALTKRIAGEISRRPELRLVRDPQLSVVVFEREGWERTDYDRWSAALLDSQRAFVVPSSHAGRPNTRFAILNPLTTFDDLVGILDTMK
- a CDS encoding alpha/beta hydrolase, translated to MSTVAHAEESDHPKKARRPWHRTKVALGIIVAVVAVVAIIGSISPWPSAMIIRAVFTKGGDATAAEMDKHVPDTKLDEQLDVSYGDAGADTTMDVFRPASADGPLPTVVWIHGGAWISGAKENVDPYMRILAAEGYTTIAVNYTIGPEGVYPLAVHQLNDALAYIDEHAEELGVDPKQIVLAGDSAGGQLASQMATLITSPDYAEIMGIKPTLAADQVVATVLNCGVYDLAALARLDGIAGWGFKSAMWAYSGTRTWAEDSTGATMSTVDWVTADFPTTYISGGNGDGLTWLQSIPMAQRLDELGVDVTTQFWPAPHEPALPHEYQFHLDMPDAQTALEKTIDFLNAHTTR
- a CDS encoding ABC transporter transmembrane domain-containing protein — protein: MTTVGGVFREAVWGTGRRARAALSIVGFCGHQLAEVMVPVAVGVVIDRAIAPHDPVALAWSLVFLVAVFAVLICAWQLGDRVGTVVYARGEHALRQGILGLALRRRTRRPAGEVLTISSSDAGETAGFFWVVAEQAAAATAVIVACITLLVIAWPLAVAVVIGTLVQALVVNAVSGGLRRRGYEAQRQAARLDAVSTDFATGLRVLGALGGAARATERYVAESAVAAEAAYRAEKAAAALTALNLVVSGLAFTGIAVLGGWLALDEAITVGGFVTAMGLAQTIRGPLSTLGYLPAEVASKHGSATRIAEFADEAGEASAAPDAAPTTSTGGGDIVAQVVVDGRRLDIADGEVTGIRADPERISDLASLFGGRREAARGELVVDDIDAAHLGREGLRALVFAPPHDAAVFTGSAAENIAERIEDAHLTASAFDEVVHRLPDGLDERIGERGLRLSGGQRQRLLLARALHQPQRLLVLHEPTTAIDPITEAQVAAGLASEGRTIVLLTDRASLLSACHRVHDLRGAAS
- a CDS encoding ABC transporter ATP-binding protein; this encodes MTEEKLPIASGRDTARGLLAALGRRRGLTIMALVTLCAGVGAALVAPWIIGLMVDDITRGGGSLLPYGLALVGSLTVGAALTWAGRVLLARLGQGTIREVREAAFRTALAQPTARIEAAGTGDLVARLSGDVRAVGQVVEEALPAFLAALFGIVLSLAGMGLLDGRFALAALLAAPVQYFSLRWFLRRSAPVYRRHRAVVAERGQRTIEAVRGVDTVLALRTEEQHLERIAEASEQAIGLEVRATKVRNDFNVFLNGAELVGLSAVLVVGYFLVADGQVGLGAATAAALYFLGLFGPMGTLLFRIDELQDAGASLARLFGVIGLPKPAPREGVAAPRRGAIDVQDLGFAHRPGQRDLDAVSMSAEPGEKIAVVGASGAGKTTLARVLAGALPHGEGAVRHDEVDIEAWHPHDLRDAVVMLTQEPHVFAGSIRDDLALFSDADEEEMRREIDQLGAGWILALPDGLDTVVGEAGLPLTPGQTQHLALVRVALAAASVVILDEATAEAGSADAELLDQAALAAIGGRTGIVIAHRLSQAVTADRILVMQDGRVVQSGTHDELVAAAGPYAELWAAWTAW
- a CDS encoding TetR/AcrR family transcriptional regulator, translated to MPTPDRTSLEQIIAAGREILDTAGSAGVTMQAVATRVGVRAPSLYKRVRDRDALLSAIAESVIDDLTARLDAADADLTDIAQAYRAFARQHPEAFRLMFSAAAPHAALQRSAAPLIRAASALVGDDDALDAARLFTAWATGFLQMELAGAFRLGGDVDRAFDYGLRHLVAGLTA
- a CDS encoding MBL fold metallo-hydrolase, which gives rise to MKLAPHLHRLGNDIVASYLIEVPEGITLIDAGLPGHWNDLKAELAAIGRPMSDIRGLVLTHGDGDHIGFAERLRRETGVPVFIHAADAHRVRTGEKPKTAMGPARLGPTLGFFAYGIRKNALRTHHVSEVVEVADGDVLDLPGAPVIIGMPGHSPGSISVHVPVADAVFVGDALTTRHVLTGKVGAQPAPFTDEPDTALASLDRLAGVSASWVLPGHGAPWHGSPADIAAAVRAAG